A window of the Deinococcus sp. KSM4-11 genome harbors these coding sequences:
- a CDS encoding AbfB domain-containing protein, with amino-acid sequence MSGVHPRFQIFRGAICLLVFTLALLGLARAEGGQRPLQVKSPLLRTPWTAQVSTARPLPEYPRPQLVRPDWLNLNGPWQFQAAGAGDAVPVRRTLRETVLVPFPVESALSGLARHEAAMWYRRTFTLPAGWAGRRILLHFGAVDTVAAVYINGQRVGTHTGGYDSFSFDVTPHLERGVNEVIVHVLDDTGAGGMPVGKQRLEPSGIFYTASSGIWQTVWLEPVAPTHVSRLTLTPDVPGRALRATVQGTGQGRVHLTARAGGKVVSSVAGVLGQEVRLPVPSAHLWSPDDPFLYTLTVTVEQGGRTVDRVQSYFGMRSIGLQTVNGWTRPVLNGKFVFQIGTLDQGFWPDGLYTAPSDAALKFDLVKHKQLGFNMVRKHIKVEPQRWYYWADKLGLLVWQDMPSMMTEQPVTPGAANEFVRQYRRIIDQHRSSPAIVTWVNQNEGWGQFAQAPLAAAVKRWDPSRLVDNMSGINCCGAHDGGNGDLADWHVYIGPSSPSPSVRRAAVLGEFGGLGLRVPGHEWSPVTSFSYEMQASPGDLNRRYLGLVDSLRPMIANAGLSAAIYTEITDVEGEVNGLLTYDRQVMKVDAPRLRAAHRALIAASGSASTRVAIRPGPVAFQVPGKPTFLLYTADPLQVGSLPAGTSAADVKAATLVAVPGLADPTCASFRSSSDPQSYLRHRESLLHVETDDLNSVGFRQDATFCAERGAAGTGVTLVSYNFRAAAIRRYQGTLWLADRGGDQPWDGGMAYPVDVTWRVVAPPHPSARWFR; translated from the coding sequence ATGTCCGGTGTACATCCTCGTTTCCAGATTTTCCGGGGGGCCATCTGCCTCCTGGTGTTCACGCTGGCCCTGCTGGGGCTTGCCCGCGCAGAGGGGGGGCAGAGACCCCTGCAGGTCAAGTCGCCCCTCCTCCGGACGCCCTGGACGGCACAGGTCTCGACGGCGCGGCCACTGCCCGAGTACCCCCGCCCCCAGCTCGTGCGCCCAGACTGGCTGAACCTCAACGGACCGTGGCAGTTCCAGGCGGCCGGCGCCGGTGACGCGGTGCCTGTGCGCCGCACGCTCCGGGAGACGGTGCTGGTGCCGTTCCCGGTGGAATCCGCGCTGTCCGGCCTGGCCCGCCACGAGGCCGCCATGTGGTATCGCCGGACGTTCACGCTGCCCGCCGGCTGGGCCGGACGGCGCATCCTGCTTCACTTCGGTGCGGTGGACACCGTCGCGGCGGTATATATCAACGGCCAGCGGGTCGGCACCCATACCGGCGGCTACGACAGCTTCAGCTTCGACGTCACGCCACACCTCGAACGCGGCGTGAACGAGGTGATCGTCCACGTGCTGGACGATACCGGCGCGGGAGGGATGCCCGTCGGCAAGCAGCGCCTGGAGCCGAGCGGGATCTTCTACACCGCCAGTTCGGGCATCTGGCAGACCGTGTGGCTGGAGCCCGTCGCGCCGACGCATGTCTCACGGCTGACCCTTACGCCGGATGTGCCCGGCCGCGCCCTGCGGGCGACCGTTCAGGGCACCGGGCAGGGCCGCGTCCACCTGACGGCGAGGGCGGGGGGGAAGGTCGTGAGTTCGGTCGCCGGCGTGCTGGGGCAGGAAGTCCGGCTGCCAGTGCCGTCGGCCCACCTGTGGTCACCGGACGATCCGTTCCTGTACACGCTGACCGTGACGGTGGAGCAGGGCGGCCGGACGGTCGACCGCGTGCAGAGTTACTTCGGGATGCGGTCGATCGGCCTGCAGACCGTGAACGGCTGGACGCGTCCCGTGCTCAATGGCAAATTCGTGTTTCAGATCGGCACCCTCGACCAGGGCTTCTGGCCCGACGGTCTGTACACGGCGCCCAGCGACGCGGCGCTCAAATTCGACCTCGTCAAGCACAAGCAGCTGGGGTTCAACATGGTGCGCAAGCACATCAAGGTCGAGCCCCAGCGCTGGTACTACTGGGCGGACAAGCTCGGGTTGCTGGTGTGGCAGGACATGCCCAGCATGATGACCGAGCAGCCGGTCACGCCGGGGGCGGCCAACGAGTTTGTCCGGCAGTACCGCCGGATCATCGACCAGCACCGCTCGTCGCCCGCCATCGTCACGTGGGTGAACCAGAACGAGGGCTGGGGGCAGTTCGCGCAGGCCCCGCTGGCCGCCGCCGTGAAACGCTGGGATCCCAGCCGGCTGGTGGACAACATGAGCGGCATCAACTGCTGCGGCGCCCACGACGGCGGCAATGGCGACCTGGCCGACTGGCACGTGTACATCGGCCCGAGTTCACCTTCACCCAGCGTGCGCCGCGCGGCCGTGCTGGGCGAGTTCGGCGGTCTGGGCCTGCGCGTTCCCGGCCACGAGTGGTCGCCCGTAACCAGTTTTTCCTACGAGATGCAGGCGAGTCCCGGCGACCTGAACCGCCGCTACCTGGGGCTGGTGGACAGCCTGCGGCCGATGATCGCCAACGCGGGACTGAGCGCCGCCATCTACACCGAGATCACCGACGTGGAGGGCGAGGTCAACGGCCTGCTGACCTACGACCGGCAGGTCATGAAGGTGGACGCTCCGCGCCTGCGGGCCGCCCACCGGGCCCTGATCGCGGCGTCCGGAAGCGCGTCCACGCGCGTGGCCATCCGTCCCGGCCCCGTGGCCTTCCAGGTGCCCGGCAAGCCCACGTTCCTGCTCTACACGGCCGATCCCCTGCAGGTCGGTTCCCTGCCGGCGGGCACCAGCGCCGCGGACGTCAAGGCGGCGACCCTGGTGGCGGTGCCGGGCCTCGCGGATCCCACGTGCGCGTCCTTCCGTTCGTCCAGCGATCCGCAGAGTTACCTCCGTCACCGCGAGTCCCTGCTGCACGTGGAGACCGATGACCTGAACTCCGTAGGCTTCCGACAGGACGCGACCTTCTGCGCGGAACGGGGCGCAGCGGGCACGGGCGTCACCCTGGTGTCGTACAACTTCCGCGCCGCCGCCATCCGCCGCTACCAGGGCACGCTGTGGCTGGCCGACCGTGGGGGCGACCAGCCCTGGGACGGCGGCATGGCCTACCCCGTGGACGTGACGTGGCGGGTGGTGGCCCCACCCCATCCGTCAGCCCGATGGTTCAGGTGA
- a CDS encoding phytanoyl-CoA dioxygenase family protein, with amino-acid sequence MTTIPDVAPTTTYDIPAIMAGLYGDGIIGLKGAFPREWVAQLGTELPRLYDAALARPGGAVGRGTNRHYVEIHPEDISGFLDLVTHPWVTTVCESVLGPDYKIVEIGFDVPNPGAKDQPWHRDFRAGSETLVDRRLNSLAFNVTTVDVEPDMGPFEIAPGTQWDDPSEYDHGMFPPVSLFPRYQALAQRKLPSMGDISVRSALTIHRGTANVSSKPRPVLVLGVDAPGAGHDEFHDLQFTRAYYERLPEDVRKHLICRVVDELEPIMQGHTIEGLMMGDA; translated from the coding sequence ATGACGACAATCCCTGACGTCGCGCCTACCACGACCTACGACATTCCAGCCATCATGGCCGGGCTGTACGGTGACGGCATCATCGGCCTCAAGGGTGCCTTCCCACGCGAGTGGGTGGCGCAGCTTGGCACCGAACTGCCCCGCCTGTACGACGCGGCCCTCGCCCGCCCCGGCGGCGCCGTGGGGCGCGGCACCAACCGGCACTACGTCGAGATTCACCCCGAGGACATCAGCGGGTTTCTGGATCTCGTCACGCACCCGTGGGTCACCACCGTCTGCGAGAGCGTGCTGGGGCCCGACTACAAGATCGTGGAAATCGGCTTCGACGTGCCCAACCCGGGGGCGAAAGATCAGCCGTGGCACCGTGACTTCCGCGCCGGCTCCGAAACCCTGGTGGATCGCCGCCTGAATTCGCTGGCCTTCAATGTCACCACCGTGGATGTCGAGCCCGACATGGGCCCCTTCGAGATCGCACCCGGCACGCAATGGGATGATCCCAGCGAGTACGACCACGGCATGTTCCCACCAGTGTCACTGTTCCCCCGCTATCAAGCACTGGCGCAGCGCAAACTGCCGAGCATGGGCGACATCTCGGTGCGCTCGGCGCTGACCATCCACCGGGGCACGGCCAACGTCAGCAGCAAACCCCGGCCGGTGCTGGTGCTGGGCGTCGACGCGCCGGGCGCCGGGCACGACGAGTTCCATGACCTCCAGTTCACCCGCGCGTACTATGAGCGGCTCCCCGAGGACGTCCGCAAGCATCTGATCTGCCGCGTCGTGGACGAACTCGAACCCATCATGCAGGGCCACACCATCGAGGGCCTGATGATGGGCGACGCCTGA
- a CDS encoding gamma-glutamyl-gamma-aminobutyrate hydrolase family protein gives MPARPLIGLSTSQPTETSGLGRRFSGTSQNYAEGLAVVGALPIQLPPLPELAGEHARIVDAVLLTGGVDVHPRHFGAHPVRGLGEVDEGRDRYETELYRAARTLGKPVFGICRGVQMINVLEGGTLWQHLPDHARFWVDHAQVARPPTLGHEVTLVPGSALHAAHGERALVNSYHHQGIDVLAPTLRAAAHAPDGLVEAVEGDGLVAVQWHPELLFAAHPHTLSTFHAFMAVLHDRHAVRPTPSHG, from the coding sequence ATGCCCGCACGCCCCCTGATCGGCCTGAGCACCTCGCAGCCCACCGAGACGTCCGGGCTGGGCCGCCGCTTCAGCGGCACCTCCCAGAACTACGCCGAGGGCCTGGCGGTGGTCGGCGCCCTGCCCATCCAGCTTCCACCGCTGCCCGAACTGGCCGGCGAACACGCCCGCATCGTGGACGCCGTGCTGCTGACCGGCGGCGTGGACGTGCACCCCCGGCACTTCGGCGCCCACCCGGTGCGCGGCCTCGGCGAGGTGGATGAGGGACGCGACCGCTACGAGACCGAGCTGTACCGCGCGGCACGGACGCTGGGCAAACCGGTGTTCGGCATCTGCCGGGGCGTGCAGATGATCAACGTGCTGGAGGGCGGCACCCTGTGGCAGCATCTGCCGGACCACGCCAGATTCTGGGTGGATCACGCCCAGGTTGCCCGGCCACCCACCCTGGGCCACGAGGTGACCCTCGTTCCCGGCAGCGCCCTGCACGCCGCGCACGGAGAACGTGCCCTGGTGAACTCGTACCACCATCAGGGAATTGATGTCCTGGCACCCACGCTGCGCGCCGCAGCCCACGCTCCGGACGGACTGGTCGAGGCGGTCGAGGGCGACGGTCTGGTCGCGGTGCAGTGGCACCCGGAACTTCTGTTCGCGGCCCACCCTCACACCCTGAGCACCTTTCACGCGTTCATGGCCGTGTTGCACGATCGCCACGCAGTCCGGCCGACGCCATCCCACGGGTAG
- a CDS encoding ABC transporter permease, producing MSPSWLLRRVLLALLAAFGVSVLVFVLLRLVPGDIVTQLIGLEGNVSAAQQAEMRRLFGLNEPIWLQFTHWFWALLHGNLGISLRTDRPVFHDLLMRFPVTLQLTGLALLFAVVIGLPLGILAALRRGRSADLLSSTFVLIGLAAPEFWLAILMILLFSLKLGWFPPNGYVTPAESLGGNLRSLFLPALALSFSLSAATTRIVRASLLDVLGQDYIRTARAKGLTGGAVVIRHALRNALIPVVTVIGLQVGNLLGGAVIIEQLFGLPGVGRYALEGINLRDYPVVQGAVLWIAVSYVLVNVIVDVLYGVIDRRVAYS from the coding sequence GTGAGCCCCAGCTGGCTGCTGCGGCGCGTCCTGCTGGCCCTGCTCGCGGCCTTCGGCGTCAGCGTGCTCGTCTTCGTGCTCCTGCGGCTGGTGCCGGGCGACATCGTCACGCAATTGATCGGCCTGGAGGGCAATGTCAGCGCCGCGCAGCAGGCCGAGATGCGCCGGCTCTTCGGGCTGAACGAACCCATCTGGCTGCAGTTCACGCACTGGTTCTGGGCGCTGCTGCACGGCAACCTGGGGATCAGCCTGCGCACGGATCGCCCGGTCTTCCACGACCTGCTGATGCGCTTCCCGGTCACGCTTCAGCTCACCGGCCTGGCGCTGCTGTTCGCCGTGGTGATCGGCCTGCCGCTGGGCATCCTGGCCGCCCTGAGACGCGGCCGCTCGGCGGACTTGCTGTCGAGCACCTTCGTGCTGATCGGCCTGGCCGCGCCGGAATTCTGGCTGGCGATCCTGATGATCCTGCTGTTCAGCCTGAAGCTCGGCTGGTTCCCGCCGAACGGCTACGTGACCCCGGCCGAGTCCCTGGGCGGGAACCTCCGCAGCCTGTTCCTGCCCGCGCTGGCCCTGAGTTTCAGCCTCTCGGCCGCCACGACCCGGATCGTCCGGGCCAGCCTGCTCGACGTGCTCGGGCAGGATTACATCCGCACGGCCCGTGCCAAGGGCCTGACCGGCGGCGCCGTGGTCATCCGGCACGCGCTGCGCAACGCCCTGATTCCCGTGGTGACCGTCATCGGGCTTCAGGTGGGCAACCTGCTGGGCGGCGCGGTGATCATCGAGCAGCTCTTCGGCCTGCCCGGCGTCGGCCGGTACGCCCTGGAGGGCATCAACCTGCGCGACTACCCGGTGGTGCAGGGCGCGGTGCTGTGGATCGCGGTGAGCTACGTGCTGGTCAACGTGATCGTCGACGTGCTGTACGGCGTGATCGACCGCCGGGTGGCGTACTCGTGA
- a CDS encoding helix-turn-helix transcriptional regulator produces MGLTPLAYLTRWRMLLAANRLTAGGESVADIALSLGYESEAAFSTAFKRVMGRPPRRYGRQGHPAASD; encoded by the coding sequence GTGGGGCTGACCCCGCTGGCCTACCTGACGAGGTGGCGCATGCTGCTGGCAGCGAACCGGCTCACCGCTGGCGGGGAGAGCGTGGCCGACATCGCGCTGTCGCTGGGGTATGAGTCTGAGGCGGCATTCAGCACAGCGTTCAAACGGGTGATGGGCCGCCCGCCCCGCCGGTATGGCCGACAGGGCCATCCTGCAGCTTCAGACTGA
- a CDS encoding helix-turn-helix domain-containing protein yields the protein MQLGSKVRARRRHLSLTLKDISERSGLSVPYLSQIERHQANPSMTSLASIARALGVTLTYFVPEDVPHSSVTRQGCGNVLHLRELPYRVESLAGQGTDLQLEPLLISIHPGFTSDLNSHLGEEFIHVLQGQLRLTLGTEQFELGPGDSAHHPSTTSHTWANPGSSDTLLLWVGTPRLL from the coding sequence ATGCAGCTAGGTTCAAAGGTTCGCGCACGACGACGTCACCTCAGCCTCACCCTCAAGGACATCAGCGAACGCAGCGGCCTGTCCGTGCCGTACCTGTCGCAGATCGAGCGTCACCAGGCCAATCCCAGCATGACCTCGCTGGCTTCCATTGCCCGGGCACTGGGCGTCACCCTCACCTACTTCGTTCCCGAGGACGTCCCGCATTCCAGCGTCACCCGCCAGGGCTGCGGTAACGTCCTGCACCTGCGTGAACTGCCCTACCGGGTCGAGAGTCTGGCCGGCCAGGGCACAGACCTTCAACTCGAACCGCTGCTGATCAGCATCCATCCCGGCTTCACCTCAGACCTGAACAGCCACCTGGGCGAGGAGTTCATTCACGTGCTTCAGGGTCAACTGCGCCTGACACTCGGCACCGAACAGTTCGAGCTCGGGCCGGGCGACAGCGCCCACCACCCGAGCACCACGTCCCACACCTGGGCCAATCCGGGCTCCTCGGACACCCTGCTGCTGTGGGTTGGCACACCCCGCCTGCTGTGA
- a CDS encoding ABC transporter substrate-binding protein, with protein MKTRTALTLVLSLAALGSAHAQTAGGILRAGMQADPVGLDPHVTQATSTRNQLENVYDTLVAFDASGKVVPSLATRWTTSKDGLTWTFTLRSGVKFHNGRTLEASDVVYSIGRIKDPATKSPRSGDFELVKSITAPNKSTVVMTLSKPFSPLLSKLAFSLNVIVPKEAAATLNTKPVGTGPFTFVEYVPQTRMVLKKNPNFWGKDAKGNKLPYLDGITFSYLPDPTARVTALRTGTVDWIEYVPSTDITALKGNAAVNVLGGPAANYRALFLNVAQKPLNDPRVRRAIAYAMNNQEIVDVALLGVGGLPSAGTVLPNGSYYGQPDPTYGKPNLDKARALLKDAGYGSGFTLELKVTSTYDFLRTPAEIIQAQLAPLGIKVNITALEWSVYLPDILKKNYMSTILGESGQGDPDDYLFTPFASDSGGNLTNFKDATIDTLLDQGRQTADPAARKAIYAKVQQRLVELSPMVFLYSSTQYEAAGKAVQGYEHFPNTSYVGLRTTWLKR; from the coding sequence ATGAAGACCCGGACCGCCCTCACACTCGTCCTCTCGCTCGCTGCGCTGGGCAGTGCCCACGCCCAGACCGCCGGCGGCATCCTGCGCGCCGGGATGCAGGCCGACCCGGTGGGCCTCGACCCGCACGTCACGCAGGCCACGTCCACCCGCAACCAGCTCGAGAACGTGTACGACACCCTGGTCGCCTTCGACGCCAGCGGCAAGGTCGTGCCGTCCCTCGCCACGCGCTGGACGACCAGCAAGGACGGCCTGACCTGGACCTTCACGCTGCGCTCCGGCGTGAAGTTCCACAACGGCCGCACGCTGGAAGCCAGCGACGTCGTGTACTCGATAGGCCGCATCAAGGATCCCGCGACCAAATCCCCCCGCAGCGGCGACTTCGAACTCGTCAAGAGCATCACCGCGCCGAACAAGAGCACCGTCGTCATGACCCTCAGCAAGCCCTTCTCGCCGCTGCTGAGCAAGCTCGCCTTCAGCCTCAACGTGATCGTCCCCAAGGAAGCCGCCGCAACCCTGAATACCAAGCCGGTCGGCACCGGGCCGTTCACCTTCGTCGAGTACGTGCCGCAGACGCGCATGGTGCTCAAGAAGAACCCCAACTTCTGGGGTAAGGACGCCAAGGGCAACAAGCTCCCCTACCTCGACGGCATCACCTTCAGCTACCTGCCGGATCCCACGGCCCGCGTGACGGCCCTGCGCACCGGCACCGTGGACTGGATCGAGTACGTGCCCTCCACGGACATCACGGCGCTGAAGGGCAACGCCGCCGTGAACGTCCTCGGCGGGCCCGCCGCCAACTACCGCGCGCTGTTCCTGAACGTCGCGCAGAAGCCGCTCAACGACCCGCGCGTGCGCCGCGCCATCGCCTACGCGATGAACAACCAGGAAATCGTGGACGTGGCCCTGCTCGGGGTGGGCGGTCTGCCCTCAGCGGGCACCGTGCTCCCGAACGGCAGCTACTACGGGCAGCCCGATCCCACCTACGGCAAGCCGAACCTCGACAAGGCCCGCGCCCTGCTCAAGGACGCCGGCTACGGAAGCGGCTTCACGCTGGAACTGAAGGTCACCTCCACCTACGACTTCCTGCGCACGCCCGCCGAGATCATCCAGGCGCAGCTCGCTCCCCTGGGCATCAAGGTGAACATCACGGCGCTGGAGTGGAGCGTGTACCTGCCCGACATCCTGAAGAAGAACTACATGTCCACCATCCTCGGCGAGAGCGGCCAGGGCGACCCGGACGACTACCTCTTCACGCCCTTCGCCTCGGACAGCGGCGGCAACCTCACCAACTTCAAGGACGCCACCATCGACACGCTGCTCGACCAGGGCCGCCAGACGGCCGACCCCGCCGCGCGCAAGGCCATCTACGCCAAGGTGCAGCAGCGCCTGGTCGAACTGAGCCCGATGGTCTTCCTGTACTCCAGCACGCAGTACGAAGCGGCGGGCAAGGCCGTCCAGGGCTATGAGCACTTCCCGAACACCAGCTACGTCGGCCTGCGCACCACCTGGCTCAAGCGCTGA
- a CDS encoding NAD(P)-dependent oxidoreductase gives MRVVVIGGTGHIGTHLVPRLLTLGCDVVNVSRQQREPYQPSGLWKAVEQVNLDRAQAEAAGEFGRAILALRPDAVIDLICFTPDSNRQLVDALRGHIQHFLHCGTIWVHGPSVEVPTQEHAARRPFGTYGVDKATIERELLAEARQSGFPATVLHPGHIVGVGWTPLNPAGHFNPAVFTQLAQGQPLTLPNFGLETVHHVHADDVAQGFERALTHWRAAVGEAFHVVSPAALTLRGYAEAVSGWFGHDADLSYAPYDQWRATVSAEDAGATWEHIARSPSVSIEKARSALGYAPRYSSLEAVHESLDALIAAGVVTP, from the coding sequence ATGCGGGTCGTGGTCATCGGCGGAACTGGACACATCGGCACCCACCTCGTCCCGAGGCTGCTGACCCTCGGCTGTGATGTGGTCAATGTCAGCCGGCAGCAGCGCGAGCCCTACCAGCCGTCGGGCCTCTGGAAGGCGGTGGAGCAGGTCAACCTCGATCGGGCCCAGGCTGAAGCCGCGGGGGAATTCGGACGCGCGATCCTGGCACTCCGGCCGGACGCCGTAATCGATCTGATCTGTTTTACCCCGGACAGCAACCGACAGCTGGTCGACGCGCTGCGGGGGCACATTCAGCATTTCCTGCATTGCGGCACCATCTGGGTACACGGCCCCTCGGTTGAGGTGCCCACCCAGGAACATGCGGCCCGCCGGCCGTTCGGCACGTACGGCGTGGACAAGGCCACCATCGAGCGGGAGCTGCTCGCCGAGGCCCGGCAGTCTGGGTTTCCCGCCACTGTGCTGCACCCTGGGCACATCGTCGGGGTCGGGTGGACGCCCCTGAATCCGGCCGGGCATTTCAACCCGGCAGTGTTTACCCAGCTCGCGCAGGGCCAGCCGTTGACCCTGCCGAATTTTGGCCTGGAAACCGTGCATCACGTTCATGCCGACGACGTGGCCCAGGGCTTCGAGCGGGCCCTGACCCACTGGCGCGCCGCCGTCGGGGAGGCGTTCCACGTCGTCTCACCAGCTGCTCTGACCCTGCGCGGCTATGCCGAGGCCGTCTCTGGATGGTTCGGTCACGACGCCGACCTGAGCTACGCGCCGTACGACCAGTGGCGGGCCACGGTGTCTGCCGAAGACGCCGGAGCGACGTGGGAGCACATCGCGCGGAGTCCGTCGGTCAGCATCGAGAAGGCGCGGTCGGCCCTCGGGTATGCGCCACGTTACTCGTCCCTCGAAGCGGTACACGAGTCACTGGACGCGCTCATCGCGGCTGGTGTGGTCACGCCCTGA
- a CDS encoding diguanylate cyclase translates to MLTTLFLNLCILTACAFTLSFTYRRWPVQGRGPWFWVRYAGMAASGLLLMQFPATVVPGVFADLRAVPVVFTVLHSGPVAGMVVAFPLMLYRLHLGGAGAPIMVLSTISMLLLGSVVRRLDPLPGFEVSWRRRVTRSLLTLLPNGLGLLLLPQGQALFAQTYAPVLLLSLAGYVVVMMIIDSRLTTLRLLSTLEGQALLDALTDVANRRQFERDLLTLQAMDAVVMVDIDHFKALNDTHGHAVGDAALREVAQRLSGELRGGDRAYRYGGEEFAVILLDVGASHLPAVAERLRAAVERDPLLSVWSHVTVSVGAALMGKEPPLDVVVQADRALYQAKAAGRNRTVISAGSSHLAPASLN, encoded by the coding sequence ATGCTCACCACGCTGTTTCTCAACCTGTGCATCCTGACCGCCTGCGCGTTCACACTCAGCTTCACCTACCGCCGGTGGCCCGTGCAGGGCCGGGGGCCATGGTTCTGGGTGCGTTATGCCGGGATGGCGGCCAGCGGCCTCCTGCTGATGCAATTCCCCGCCACGGTGGTTCCAGGCGTGTTCGCCGACCTGCGCGCCGTGCCCGTCGTGTTTACCGTGCTGCACAGCGGGCCGGTGGCTGGGATGGTCGTTGCCTTTCCCCTGATGCTCTACCGCCTTCACCTCGGCGGTGCCGGGGCGCCCATCATGGTGCTCAGCACCATCAGCATGCTGCTCCTCGGCAGCGTGGTTCGCCGTCTCGATCCCCTGCCGGGATTTGAAGTCAGCTGGCGGCGGCGCGTGACCCGCAGCCTGCTGACCCTGCTGCCCAACGGTCTGGGGCTGCTCCTGTTGCCGCAGGGACAGGCCCTGTTCGCCCAGACGTACGCGCCGGTGCTGCTCCTAAGCCTGGCCGGGTACGTGGTGGTCATGATGATCATCGATTCCCGGCTGACGACGCTGCGGCTTTTGAGCACCCTCGAAGGCCAGGCGCTGCTGGACGCGCTCACGGACGTGGCCAACCGCCGACAGTTCGAGCGCGACCTGCTGACCCTCCAGGCCATGGACGCGGTCGTGATGGTGGACATCGACCACTTCAAGGCGCTGAACGACACGCACGGCCACGCCGTGGGGGACGCCGCGCTGCGCGAGGTCGCGCAGCGCCTGAGCGGCGAGCTGCGTGGGGGTGACCGGGCCTACCGCTACGGGGGCGAGGAGTTCGCGGTCATTCTGCTGGACGTCGGGGCAAGCCACCTGCCGGCGGTGGCGGAGCGGCTGCGCGCGGCGGTGGAACGCGACCCCCTGCTGAGCGTGTGGTCGCACGTGACGGTGAGTGTGGGCGCGGCATTGATGGGGAAGGAACCGCCGCTGGACGTGGTGGTGCAGGCGGATCGGGCGCTGTACCAGGCCAAGGCCGCGGGACGCAACCGCACCGTGATCAGCGCGGGCTCAAGCCACCTCGCACCGGCCAGCCTGAACTGA
- a CDS encoding ABC transporter permease — protein sequence MTAVAAVQPRSPARRAAQVFFRTPSGVAGLILVLIVVVAALFAPHLAPYDPVQYRPIDRMQGPSAHHWLGTDLYGRDLFSRVIFGSRISLAVSILSVSLALLVGGTLGALAGFYLKWVDTLIMRITDILLAFPAILLAIALLAFLGGGFWNLTIAIAVAYIAPFARVVRAAVLRTRDTMFVEASTALGASDTRLLLRHVLPNATGPVLVEITLRLAYAILGEAALSFLGLGTQPPAPAWGQMIADGRPFLETNPWISIAPGLAIMVTVLGFNLLGDALRDALDPRLTR from the coding sequence GTGACGGCGGTGGCCGCCGTCCAGCCGCGCTCGCCCGCCCGGCGCGCCGCGCAGGTCTTCTTCCGCACGCCCAGCGGCGTCGCCGGCCTGATCCTGGTGCTGATCGTGGTGGTGGCGGCCCTGTTCGCGCCGCACCTCGCGCCGTACGATCCGGTGCAGTACCGGCCGATCGACCGGATGCAGGGGCCGTCGGCGCACCACTGGCTCGGCACCGACCTGTACGGCCGCGACCTGTTCTCCCGCGTGATCTTCGGCAGCCGCATCAGTCTGGCCGTCAGCATCCTGAGCGTCTCCCTGGCACTGCTGGTCGGCGGCACCCTGGGCGCGCTGGCCGGGTTCTACCTGAAGTGGGTGGACACGCTGATCATGCGCATCACCGACATCCTGCTGGCCTTCCCCGCCATCCTGCTGGCCATTGCGCTGCTGGCCTTCCTGGGCGGCGGCTTCTGGAATCTCACCATTGCCATCGCGGTCGCGTACATCGCTCCGTTCGCGCGGGTCGTCCGGGCGGCGGTGCTGCGCACCCGCGACACGATGTTCGTGGAGGCCAGCACCGCCCTCGGGGCGTCCGACACCCGGCTGCTGCTGCGGCATGTCCTGCCCAACGCGACCGGCCCGGTGCTCGTGGAAATCACCCTGCGTCTCGCCTACGCCATCCTCGGCGAGGCGGCCCTGAGCTTTCTCGGCCTGGGCACCCAGCCCCCGGCGCCCGCGTGGGGGCAGATGATCGCCGATGGCCGGCCTTTTCTCGAAACCAATCCCTGGATCTCGATCGCGCCTGGCCTGGCGATCATGGTCACCGTGCTCGGCTTCAACCTCCTCGGCGACGCGCTGCGTGACGCCCTGGATCCGCGCCTCACCCGCTGA